The following coding sequences are from one Treponema parvum window:
- a CDS encoding metal ABC transporter permease, whose product MFLAKIIEPLVYGFMIKALLMAALIGAVCALISCYLILKGWSLMGDAISHAVLPGIVIAYLAHIPLGAGAFFAGLLNALLTGWIKDHSRIHEDSVMGTVFTGMMATGLILVTKVRTNVHLMHILFGSLLGIETHDMVQAVICAGITLVVVTAKRKDILLYLFDKNYAKAVGLNVKGIHYLFLSLTALTIVASLQAAGILLTVAMLITPGCIAYLLTDKLDRMLFISSCSAMLSALIGTYVSYYLNGATGACIILVQTLFFVFAMIAAPKYGIVVRRKAFLNSLRTPS is encoded by the coding sequence ATGTTTTTAGCAAAAATTATTGAACCGCTTGTGTACGGATTTATGATTAAAGCTTTGCTCATGGCGGCTCTGATCGGAGCTGTATGCGCCCTTATCTCCTGTTATCTGATTTTAAAAGGCTGGTCGCTTATGGGAGACGCAATTTCACATGCTGTGCTGCCGGGGATTGTCATAGCTTATCTTGCTCACATTCCGCTCGGAGCCGGCGCCTTTTTTGCAGGGCTGCTTAACGCTTTACTGACGGGTTGGATAAAAGACCACAGCCGAATTCACGAAGATTCCGTTATGGGAACGGTGTTTACCGGTATGATGGCGACAGGGCTGATCCTTGTCACAAAGGTTCGCACAAACGTACATCTTATGCATATACTCTTCGGAAGCCTTTTGGGGATCGAAACTCACGATATGGTACAAGCTGTGATATGTGCGGGAATAACTCTTGTCGTAGTGACGGCCAAGCGCAAAGATATTCTTCTTTATCTGTTTGATAAGAACTACGCAAAGGCCGTAGGTTTAAACGTAAAGGGCATTCACTATCTTTTTCTTTCGCTTACGGCTCTTACGATAGTAGCTTCCTTGCAGGCTGCAGGAATTTTGCTTACGGTCGCCATGCTCATTACGCCCGGCTGCATTGCGTATCTCCTTACCGATAAACTTGACCGAATGCTTTTTATTTCGTCTTGTTCGGCAATGCTCAGCGCCCTAATAGGCACATACGTAAGCTATTATTTAAACGGCGCGACGGGGGCCTGTATCATTCTTGTACAAACGCTTTTTTTTGTTTTTGCAATGATCGCCGCTCCCAAATACGGGATTGTTGTGCGCCGAAAAGCTTTTTTAAACTCGCTCCGCACTCCGAGTTGA
- a CDS encoding metal ABC transporter permease, producing the protein MSINLLIPFQYEYMIKAILVSGAIGGACALLSCFVVLKGWSLLGDALSHAVVPGVAAAYIIGIPFSIGAFISGMLAAFAMDFVKKRTRIREDAVIGIVYTTFFAAGVLLISLFPSNISLNTIIMGNILGIADKDIIQTLIIAGISLSVILLIWKDLRLFSFDAAHARAIGLNVNALHLLLLTLLAATAIAALETVGSILVVAMLVTPGAVAYLLTDRFSTMMKLSVFIGVVTSSLGAYISYFLNGSAGGCIVTLQFFVFTAILFFAPRHGIIAARMRAIKSVKNFFTERHGNGRKDPCF; encoded by the coding sequence ATGAGCATAAATTTACTGATTCCTTTTCAATACGAATACATGATAAAGGCGATTTTGGTAAGCGGCGCAATAGGCGGAGCGTGCGCTTTGCTTTCATGCTTTGTTGTCCTAAAAGGTTGGTCGCTGCTCGGAGACGCCCTTTCACATGCGGTAGTCCCCGGTGTCGCAGCCGCCTACATAATAGGAATACCATTTTCGATCGGAGCTTTTATAAGCGGAATGCTTGCCGCATTTGCGATGGATTTTGTAAAAAAAAGAACGAGGATACGCGAAGATGCCGTAATAGGAATAGTATATACGACTTTTTTTGCTGCGGGGGTTTTACTTATATCGCTTTTTCCAAGCAACATAAGCCTAAATACGATCATCATGGGAAACATCCTCGGAATTGCAGACAAAGATATTATTCAGACCCTTATCATTGCGGGAATAAGCCTTTCCGTAATATTGCTCATATGGAAAGACCTCAGATTGTTCTCTTTTGACGCCGCTCATGCCCGTGCGATAGGGCTTAACGTTAATGCGCTGCATTTGCTGCTTCTCACGCTGCTTGCCGCTACGGCGATCGCAGCCTTAGAGACCGTAGGAAGTATTCTTGTGGTGGCAATGCTTGTAACGCCGGGAGCCGTCGCATATCTTTTAACCGATCGATTTTCTACGATGATGAAGCTTTCCGTATTTATAGGCGTCGTTACGTCTTCTTTAGGCGCTTATATAAGCTATTTTTTAAACGGTTCCGCCGGAGGCTGTATCGTGACTTTGCAGTTTTTTGTGTTTACTGCAATTCTTTTTTTTGCTCCGCGGCACGGAATAATAGCGGCGAGAATGCGTGCGATAAAATCCGTAAAAAATTTTTTTACCGAACGGCACGGCAACGGGAGGAAAGACCCATGTTTTTAG
- a CDS encoding manganese/iron ABC transporter ATP-binding protein, producing MDPSLNFPVEIEVSDVSAAYNNGHVALYNASFKLSAGTITALVGVNGSGKSTLFKTIMGFIKPVKGFVKICGMPVNTAHKQNLIAYVPQSEEVDWSFPVSVWDVVMMGRYGRMNLFRIPGKRDKEIVAHSLERVQMQDFKDRQIGELSGGQKKRIFLARALAQQGKIILLDEPFTGVDLKTETAIIELLRELRDDGHLILVSTHDLGSVPEFCDHVVIINRTVLASGPTETTFTADNLIEAFGGALRSVRFDHTDDPKESRHEFRILTDDEGALILKNGGDPDLSGIRNTDVLQRTNDK from the coding sequence ATGGATCCGAGTTTGAACTTTCCCGTTGAGATTGAAGTAAGCGACGTAAGCGCAGCGTATAATAACGGACATGTAGCGCTTTATAATGCGTCATTTAAATTGAGCGCCGGAACAATTACGGCTCTTGTCGGCGTTAACGGCAGCGGCAAATCCACGTTATTTAAAACTATTATGGGCTTTATCAAACCCGTAAAAGGTTTCGTAAAGATTTGCGGAATGCCCGTGAACACGGCGCACAAACAAAACCTTATAGCATATGTTCCGCAGTCGGAAGAAGTGGATTGGTCGTTTCCCGTAAGCGTATGGGATGTCGTAATGATGGGGCGATACGGCCGTATGAATCTTTTTCGTATTCCCGGTAAACGCGATAAAGAAATTGTCGCTCACAGCCTTGAGCGTGTACAAATGCAGGATTTTAAAGATCGACAGATAGGAGAGCTTTCAGGCGGCCAAAAAAAACGGATCTTTCTTGCGAGAGCCTTGGCGCAACAGGGAAAAATCATCCTTCTTGACGAACCGTTTACGGGAGTCGATCTGAAAACGGAGACGGCGATAATAGAGCTCCTTCGGGAACTTAGAGACGACGGCCATCTGATCTTGGTTTCTACGCATGACTTAGGTTCCGTTCCCGAATTCTGCGACCATGTAGTGATTATAAACAGGACGGTTCTTGCATCCGGTCCCACCGAAACGACGTTTACGGCCGATAACCTTATCGAAGCGTTCGGAGGCGCCCTTAGAAGCGTCAGGTTCGATCACACGGACGATCCCAAAGAAAGCCGGCACGAATTTAGAATTCTTACGGATGACGAAGGAGCTCTGATTCTTAAAAACGGAGGCGATCCGGACTTGAGCGGTATAAGAAACACTGATGTTCTTCAAAGGACGAATGATAAATGA
- a CDS encoding metal ABC transporter substrate-binding protein — MKKYIRSVAAVALVAVSAVTTGCSKKSAETASAQVSVRPKRVVTTFTILQDMAQNIGGDKILVESITKPGAEIHEYEPTPLDIVKAQSADLVLRNGFGLERWFEKFMGSVKNVPSVNLSDGIEPLGIGEGPYDGMPNPHSWMSPKNALIYVENIRKAFTDLDPANAKTYDANAASYSENIKKVDVFMAEKLLEIPAEQRWLVTCEGAFSYLIRDYDMKELYLWPVNADEEGSPRQIQKVVDTIRKNKIPVAFSESTISNKPQLQVCKETGAYYGGVLYVDSLTYEDGDAPTYLKMLEYNANTIVKGFEGNL, encoded by the coding sequence ATGAAAAAATATATCAGATCTGTTGCTGCAGTCGCTTTGGTCGCCGTTTCGGCCGTTACGACGGGATGCTCAAAAAAAAGCGCGGAGACGGCGAGTGCGCAGGTTTCGGTGCGCCCCAAACGGGTGGTAACTACGTTTACGATTCTTCAGGACATGGCGCAGAATATCGGAGGAGATAAGATTCTCGTAGAATCCATCACCAAGCCGGGAGCTGAAATACACGAGTATGAACCGACTCCGCTCGATATCGTAAAAGCGCAGTCTGCGGATCTTGTATTGAGGAACGGCTTTGGACTTGAGCGCTGGTTTGAAAAATTCATGGGAAGCGTAAAAAACGTGCCGAGCGTAAATTTGAGCGACGGAATAGAACCTCTGGGAATCGGAGAGGGACCGTATGACGGTATGCCTAATCCGCATTCATGGATGTCTCCTAAAAACGCTCTTATATATGTAGAAAATATTCGAAAAGCGTTTACGGACTTGGATCCGGCTAACGCAAAAACATACGACGCCAACGCTGCGTCTTATAGCGAAAACATCAAAAAAGTCGACGTCTTTATGGCTGAAAAACTTTTGGAAATACCTGCCGAACAAAGATGGCTGGTAACATGCGAAGGCGCCTTTTCGTATCTTATTCGCGACTACGATATGAAGGAATTGTATTTATGGCCTGTGAATGCCGACGAAGAGGGAAGTCCCCGGCAAATTCAAAAAGTTGTGGACACTATACGAAAGAATAAGATCCCCGTCGCTTTTTCCGAAAGCACTATCAGCAATAAACCGCAGCTTCAGGTCTGCAAAGAGACCGGCGCTTATTACGGAGGCGTTTTGTATGTTGATTCTTTAACCTATGAGGACGGAGACGCTCCGACGTATTTGAAAATGCTTGAATACAATGCAAATACTATCGTAAAAGGTTTTGAAGGGAACCTCTAA
- the mntR gene encoding manganese-binding transcriptional regulator MntR has translation MPEKKTEASLAFSRTRADHAVEILEDYTEVIAKIIKNNGSCRVMDLARHFGVSHVSVIQVLQRLKSNGFILNEPHKPIILTEKGRVFANECAKRHSIVYNFLLKIGVSEKTAVMDSEGLEHHISPETLECMKNFLSEH, from the coding sequence ATGCCTGAAAAAAAAACGGAAGCGTCGCTTGCTTTTTCACGCACCCGCGCAGATCATGCGGTTGAAATTCTGGAAGATTACACTGAAGTCATTGCAAAAATAATTAAAAATAACGGCTCATGCCGAGTCATGGATCTTGCGCGGCATTTCGGGGTGAGTCATGTTTCCGTGATTCAGGTTTTACAGCGGTTAAAATCCAACGGTTTTATATTGAACGAACCTCACAAGCCGATAATCCTTACCGAAAAAGGACGCGTTTTTGCGAATGAATGCGCAAAGCGGCATAGCATAGTGTATAACTTTTTGCTGAAGATCGGCGTAAGCGAAAAGACGGCCGTCATGGATTCGGAAGGTTTGGAACATCACATAAGCCCTGAAACGCTTGAATGTATGAAAAATTTTCTTTCGGAACATTGA
- a CDS encoding RecQ family ATP-dependent DNA helicase gives MENIQKAKSEDLYTDNPALITAQKVFHIDYLYPWQQLVISNIMEAAAEAKTNASTPDIAAHDTDEAERGKQIVLLPTGAGKSLCFLIPALLLPGATLVIYPLLALMSDQKRRMDENGISNVVFCGNQSKEEREECFKKIADGAKVILANPEVLQNEALIERLSECGIAHAAIDEAHCVSEWGDSFRPSYLTLGNILEKLKVPLITAFTATASPEVFKRMSEILFEGEAHLVQSESDRPNIHYNVIYAYAKKNEILRLALTEKRPMLIFCGSRRGAENTARNLRTYFSALSKKTENSYNSPEIVKFYHAGLSREEKAEVEKWFFPKENAILSCTCAFGMGVDKKNVRTVIHMDVPHTVESFIQESGRGARDGGIAESYLLWNHDDHKKFSSFPENSRERALLHFAESRSCRRQVLLDALGAEQAACSGCDICKSLENSGNKKSWPSAYDHTNAWDRNFTIGLLRRYSKSLLKEEAQALIGQRLNYTTLPEFKMNVWENGDVAEIIKQLQQEKQIYTCRWPWKNKIAVAHIRKNKRAKYAT, from the coding sequence ATGGAAAATATACAAAAAGCAAAATCCGAAGACCTTTATACCGACAATCCGGCTCTCATTACGGCGCAAAAGGTTTTTCACATAGACTATTTATATCCGTGGCAGCAGCTTGTAATTTCAAACATTATGGAAGCGGCGGCCGAAGCGAAGACAAACGCCTCAACGCCGGATATTGCGGCGCACGACACCGACGAAGCGGAAAGAGGAAAACAGATCGTCCTTTTGCCTACGGGCGCCGGAAAATCGCTTTGCTTTTTAATTCCCGCTCTTCTTTTGCCGGGAGCGACCCTTGTGATATACCCGCTTCTTGCGCTTATGTCGGATCAAAAGCGGCGCATGGATGAAAACGGAATTTCAAATGTCGTATTTTGCGGTAACCAGAGCAAAGAAGAAAGAGAAGAATGTTTTAAAAAGATCGCAGACGGCGCAAAGGTGATCCTTGCGAATCCTGAAGTATTACAAAACGAAGCGCTTATCGAACGACTTTCCGAATGCGGCATAGCGCACGCTGCGATTGACGAAGCGCACTGTGTTTCGGAATGGGGCGACAGCTTCCGTCCGTCCTATCTTACTTTAGGCAATATCCTTGAAAAATTAAAAGTGCCGCTCATAACAGCATTTACGGCGACGGCTTCGCCCGAAGTATTTAAGCGCATGTCGGAAATTCTTTTCGAAGGAGAAGCTCACCTTGTGCAAAGCGAAAGCGACAGGCCGAATATTCACTACAACGTAATTTACGCATATGCAAAAAAAAATGAAATTCTGCGCCTTGCGCTCACTGAAAAGCGTCCGATGCTCATATTCTGTGGGAGCCGCCGAGGGGCGGAAAACACGGCGAGAAATCTGCGCACATATTTTTCTGCGTTAAGCAAAAAAACTGAAAATTCTTATAATTCCCCCGAAATCGTAAAATTCTATCATGCGGGACTTTCACGTGAAGAAAAAGCGGAAGTCGAAAAATGGTTTTTCCCGAAAGAAAATGCGATACTTTCCTGCACCTGCGCATTCGGGATGGGTGTGGATAAAAAAAACGTAAGAACCGTCATACACATGGACGTTCCTCATACCGTCGAAAGTTTTATACAGGAAAGCGGACGGGGCGCCCGCGATGGAGGGATTGCCGAGTCGTATCTGTTATGGAATCACGACGATCATAAAAAGTTTTCGTCTTTTCCGGAAAACTCCAGAGAAAGAGCCTTGCTTCATTTTGCGGAAAGCCGTTCATGCAGAAGACAAGTCTTGCTCGACGCACTGGGAGCGGAACAGGCCGCCTGTTCCGGATGCGACATCTGTAAGTCGCTGGAAAATAGCGGAAATAAAAAATCTTGGCCTTCGGCATATGATCACACAAACGCATGGGACAGGAATTTTACGATCGGGTTGCTGAGGCGTTACAGCAAGTCACTGCTAAAAGAAGAAGCGCAAGCTCTGATCGGGCAAAGACTTAATTATACGACG